The following proteins are co-located in the Vigna angularis cultivar LongXiaoDou No.4 chromosome 2, ASM1680809v1, whole genome shotgun sequence genome:
- the LOC108326832 gene encoding E3 ubiquitin-protein ligase SDIR1 isoform X1, which yields MSFVFRGTRADIENGFPGFIPERRALRVHAARPSNSNSLTFLVTVLLLFMILNSHQMSPNFLLWLVLGVFLMATMLRMYATCQQLQAQAQAHAAAASGILGHTELRLHMPPSIALASRGRLQGLRLQLALLDREFDDLDYETLRALDSDNVSTAASMTEEEINALPVHKYKVAGPQSGGSSMQQASSSTSAEKKQDNSGAVGSMKASDDELTCSVCLEQVNVGEVLRSLPCLHQFHASCIDPWLRQQGTCPVCKFRAGSGWSDNGHNDIADMV from the exons ATGAGTTTTGTTTTTCGAGGAACAAGAGCAGATATTGAAAATGGGTTTCCAGGATTTATACCAGAGAGGCGAGCATTG CGTGTTCATGCAGCTCGTCCTAGTAATTCTAATTCACTCACTTTTCTCGTGACAG TCCTTCTGTTATTCATGATACTGAACTCTCACCAGATGTCCCCAAATTTTCTG CTATGGCTGGTGCTCGGTGTTTTCTTGATGGCAACAATGTTGAGGATGTATGCAACATGTCAACAGCTTCAAGCACAGGCCCAAGCTCATGCAGCAGCAGCCAGTGGCATTCTTGGCCACACGGAACTGAGGTTGCATATGCCACCATCGATAGCACTTGCAAGTCGAGGGCGTCTGCAGGGTCTCAGACTTCAGCTTGCTCTTCTTGACCGGGAGTTTGATGATCTTG ATTATGAAACTTTAAGAGCTTTAGATTCAGATAATGTTTCTACGGCAGCTTCCATGACCGAGGAAGAGATAAATGCTCTTCCGGTCCACAAATATAAGGTTGCTGGTCCCCAGAG TGGTGGTTCATCAATGCAACAAGCATCATCATCCACTTCTGCTGAG AAGAAGCAAGATAATTCAGGGGCTGTTGGGAGCATGAAAGCCTCTGACGATGAACTCACTTGCAGTGTATGCTTGGAGCAAGTTAATGTTGGTGAAGTACTGCGTAGCTTACCTTGCTTGCATCAG TTTCACGCTAGTTGCATCGATCCTTGGCTGCGTCAACAAGGGACATGCCCTGTATGTAAATTTCGAGCTGGATCTGGGTGGAGTGACAATGGACATAATGATATCGCGGACATGGTTTGA
- the LOC108326832 gene encoding E3 ubiquitin-protein ligase SDIR1 isoform X2 yields the protein MSFVFRGTRADIENGFPGFIPERRALRVHAARPSNSNSLTFLVTVLLLFMILNSHQMSPNFLLWLVLGVFLMATMLRMYATCQQLQAQAQAHAAAASGILGHTELRLHMPPSIALASRGRLQGLRLQLALLDREFDDLDYETLRALDSDNVSTAASMTEEEINALPVHKYKVAGPQSGGSSMQQASSSTSAEKQDNSGAVGSMKASDDELTCSVCLEQVNVGEVLRSLPCLHQFHASCIDPWLRQQGTCPVCKFRAGSGWSDNGHNDIADMV from the exons ATGAGTTTTGTTTTTCGAGGAACAAGAGCAGATATTGAAAATGGGTTTCCAGGATTTATACCAGAGAGGCGAGCATTG CGTGTTCATGCAGCTCGTCCTAGTAATTCTAATTCACTCACTTTTCTCGTGACAG TCCTTCTGTTATTCATGATACTGAACTCTCACCAGATGTCCCCAAATTTTCTG CTATGGCTGGTGCTCGGTGTTTTCTTGATGGCAACAATGTTGAGGATGTATGCAACATGTCAACAGCTTCAAGCACAGGCCCAAGCTCATGCAGCAGCAGCCAGTGGCATTCTTGGCCACACGGAACTGAGGTTGCATATGCCACCATCGATAGCACTTGCAAGTCGAGGGCGTCTGCAGGGTCTCAGACTTCAGCTTGCTCTTCTTGACCGGGAGTTTGATGATCTTG ATTATGAAACTTTAAGAGCTTTAGATTCAGATAATGTTTCTACGGCAGCTTCCATGACCGAGGAAGAGATAAATGCTCTTCCGGTCCACAAATATAAGGTTGCTGGTCCCCAGAG TGGTGGTTCATCAATGCAACAAGCATCATCATCCACTTCTGCTGAG AAGCAAGATAATTCAGGGGCTGTTGGGAGCATGAAAGCCTCTGACGATGAACTCACTTGCAGTGTATGCTTGGAGCAAGTTAATGTTGGTGAAGTACTGCGTAGCTTACCTTGCTTGCATCAG TTTCACGCTAGTTGCATCGATCCTTGGCTGCGTCAACAAGGGACATGCCCTGTATGTAAATTTCGAGCTGGATCTGGGTGGAGTGACAATGGACATAATGATATCGCGGACATGGTTTGA
- the LOC108326832 gene encoding E3 ubiquitin-protein ligase SDIR1 isoform X3 codes for MILNSHQMSPNFLLWLVLGVFLMATMLRMYATCQQLQAQAQAHAAAASGILGHTELRLHMPPSIALASRGRLQGLRLQLALLDREFDDLDYETLRALDSDNVSTAASMTEEEINALPVHKYKVAGPQSGGSSMQQASSSTSAEKQDNSGAVGSMKASDDELTCSVCLEQVNVGEVLRSLPCLHQFHASCIDPWLRQQGTCPVCKFRAGSGWSDNGHNDIADMV; via the exons ATGATACTGAACTCTCACCAGATGTCCCCAAATTTTCTG CTATGGCTGGTGCTCGGTGTTTTCTTGATGGCAACAATGTTGAGGATGTATGCAACATGTCAACAGCTTCAAGCACAGGCCCAAGCTCATGCAGCAGCAGCCAGTGGCATTCTTGGCCACACGGAACTGAGGTTGCATATGCCACCATCGATAGCACTTGCAAGTCGAGGGCGTCTGCAGGGTCTCAGACTTCAGCTTGCTCTTCTTGACCGGGAGTTTGATGATCTTG ATTATGAAACTTTAAGAGCTTTAGATTCAGATAATGTTTCTACGGCAGCTTCCATGACCGAGGAAGAGATAAATGCTCTTCCGGTCCACAAATATAAGGTTGCTGGTCCCCAGAG TGGTGGTTCATCAATGCAACAAGCATCATCATCCACTTCTGCTGAG AAGCAAGATAATTCAGGGGCTGTTGGGAGCATGAAAGCCTCTGACGATGAACTCACTTGCAGTGTATGCTTGGAGCAAGTTAATGTTGGTGAAGTACTGCGTAGCTTACCTTGCTTGCATCAG TTTCACGCTAGTTGCATCGATCCTTGGCTGCGTCAACAAGGGACATGCCCTGTATGTAAATTTCGAGCTGGATCTGGGTGGAGTGACAATGGACATAATGATATCGCGGACATGGTTTGA
- the LOC108327044 gene encoding peptidyl-prolyl cis-trans isomerase FKBP20-1 isoform X1, producing MADAIDLTGDGGVIKTILRKSKTDAVGPTENFPLVDVHYEGTLADTGEVFDTTHEDNTIFSFELGKGSVIKAWEIAVKTMKVGEVAKITCKPEYAYGSAGSPPDIPPEATLVFEVELVACRPRKGSSLGSVSEERARLEELKKQRELAAAVKEEEKKKREEAKAAAAARLQAKLEAKKGQGKGKGKAK from the exons ATGGCTGATGCAATTGATTTGACCGGGGATGGAGGAGTCATTAAGACCATTTTGAGAAAAAGCAAAACCGATGCTGTTGGTCCTACAGAAAATTTTCCTCTTGTTGATG TTCACTATGAAGGCACACTTGCTGATACCGGTGAAGTTTTTGACACAACACACGAAGATAACACTATCTTCTCTTTTGAGCTTGGGAAGGGCAGTGTTATCAAGGCTTGGGAGATTGCAGTCAAAACCATGAAG GTCGGAGAAGTTGCAAAAATAACTTGCAAGCCAGAATATGCATATGGCAGTGCGGGATCTCCTCCAGATATTCCTCCAGA AGCAACACTTGTTTTTGAAGTTGAGTTAGTTGCCTGTCGGCCAAGGAAGGGTTCCAGTTTGGGAAGTGTTTCAGAGGAGAGGGCAAGGCTTGA AGAACTGAAGAAGCAGAGAGAGCTAGCTGCTGCTgtcaaagaagaagagaagaagaagagagaagaagcaaaagcagcTGCTGCTGCACGTCTGCAAGCAAAGTTAGAAGCCAAAAAAGGTCAAGGAAAGGGTAAAGGTAAAGCAAAGTAG
- the LOC108327044 gene encoding peptidyl-prolyl cis-trans isomerase FKBP20-1 isoform X2, whose amino-acid sequence MADAIDLTGDGGVIKTILRKSKTDAVGPTENFPLVDGTLADTGEVFDTTHEDNTIFSFELGKGSVIKAWEIAVKTMKVGEVAKITCKPEYAYGSAGSPPDIPPEATLVFEVELVACRPRKGSSLGSVSEERARLEELKKQRELAAAVKEEEKKKREEAKAAAAARLQAKLEAKKGQGKGKGKAK is encoded by the exons ATGGCTGATGCAATTGATTTGACCGGGGATGGAGGAGTCATTAAGACCATTTTGAGAAAAAGCAAAACCGATGCTGTTGGTCCTACAGAAAATTTTCCTCTTGTTGATG GCACACTTGCTGATACCGGTGAAGTTTTTGACACAACACACGAAGATAACACTATCTTCTCTTTTGAGCTTGGGAAGGGCAGTGTTATCAAGGCTTGGGAGATTGCAGTCAAAACCATGAAG GTCGGAGAAGTTGCAAAAATAACTTGCAAGCCAGAATATGCATATGGCAGTGCGGGATCTCCTCCAGATATTCCTCCAGA AGCAACACTTGTTTTTGAAGTTGAGTTAGTTGCCTGTCGGCCAAGGAAGGGTTCCAGTTTGGGAAGTGTTTCAGAGGAGAGGGCAAGGCTTGA AGAACTGAAGAAGCAGAGAGAGCTAGCTGCTGCTgtcaaagaagaagagaagaagaagagagaagaagcaaaagcagcTGCTGCTGCACGTCTGCAAGCAAAGTTAGAAGCCAAAAAAGGTCAAGGAAAGGGTAAAGGTAAAGCAAAGTAG